In the genome of Streptomyces racemochromogenes, one region contains:
- a CDS encoding SLATT domain-containing protein produces MSQPEMQPEGPPRDPAEDGDLTGRPFPLGDWGEPAERLDELYRRVEADALRTAEWYLSDRAWKRRGARALRAGAAVGAVTGAAMPLLELTGSAPGAASYGYLSLLLAAACMACDRFFGLTSGWMRDVATAQAVQRRLQALQFDWASENVREVLGPTEGTASEAAERCLTVLRRFSEDVTELVRSETADWMVEFRAGPAPLLMQSLAGAPSRPDPGIAPARFPLPPGTRPNMPRQRPPEQPR; encoded by the coding sequence GTGAGTCAGCCGGAGATGCAGCCCGAGGGGCCACCCCGGGACCCCGCAGAGGACGGCGACCTTACCGGCCGGCCGTTCCCTCTCGGGGACTGGGGAGAGCCCGCCGAGCGGCTCGACGAGCTCTACCGGCGGGTGGAGGCCGATGCCCTGCGGACGGCCGAGTGGTACCTGTCCGACCGGGCGTGGAAGCGCCGCGGCGCGCGGGCGCTGCGGGCCGGCGCGGCCGTGGGCGCCGTCACGGGCGCTGCCATGCCCCTGCTGGAGCTGACGGGCTCGGCGCCCGGGGCGGCCTCGTACGGCTACCTGTCACTGCTGCTGGCCGCCGCCTGCATGGCCTGCGACCGCTTCTTCGGGCTGACCTCCGGGTGGATGCGGGACGTGGCGACGGCGCAGGCGGTGCAGCGGCGACTGCAGGCGCTCCAGTTCGACTGGGCCTCGGAGAACGTGCGCGAGGTGCTGGGCCCCACCGAGGGGACGGCCAGTGAGGCCGCCGAGCGGTGCCTGACGGTGCTGCGGCGCTTCTCGGAGGACGTCACGGAGCTCGTGCGCTCGGAGACGGCCGACTGGATGGTGGAGTTCCGGGCCGGTCCGGCGCCGCTGCTGATGCAGTCCCTGGCCGGGGCGCCCTCCCGCCCGGACCCGGGGATCGCCCCGGCCCGTTTCCCGCTGCCACCGGGAACCCGCCCGAACATGCCGCGCCAGCGGCCGCCGGAGCAGCCGCGCTGA
- a CDS encoding YbaB/EbfC family nucleoid-associated protein, which yields MIPGGGQPNMQQLLQQAQKMQQDLAAAQEELASAEVEGQAGGGLVKATVTGSGELRALVIDPKAVDPEDTETLADLVVAAVQAANENAQALQQQKLGPLTQALGGGSGIPGLPF from the coding sequence GTGATTCCCGGTGGTGGCCAGCCCAACATGCAGCAGCTGCTCCAGCAGGCCCAGAAGATGCAGCAGGACCTCGCCGCGGCCCAGGAGGAGCTGGCCTCGGCCGAGGTCGAGGGCCAGGCGGGCGGCGGCCTCGTGAAGGCGACCGTCACCGGTTCCGGTGAACTGCGCGCCCTCGTCATCGACCCGAAGGCCGTGGACCCGGAGGACACCGAGACCCTCGCCGACCTGGTGGTGGCGGCGGTCCAGGCGGCCAACGAGAACGCGCAGGCGCTCCAGCAGCAGAAGCTGGGACCGCTGACCCAGGCCCTGGGCGGCGGCAGCGGCATCCCCGGCCTTCCGTTCTAA
- the recR gene encoding recombination mediator RecR encodes MYEGVVQDLIDELGRLPGVGPKSAQRIAFHILQAEPTDVRRLAHALLEVKAKVRFCAVCGNVAQEELCGICRDPRRDPAVICVVEEPKDVVAIERTREFRGKYHVLGGAISPIEGVGPDDLRIRELLARLADGAVTELILATDPNLEGEATATYLARMIKPMGLKVTRLASGLPVGGDLEYADEVTLGRAFEGRRLLDV; translated from the coding sequence TTGTACGAAGGCGTGGTCCAGGACCTGATCGACGAACTGGGCAGGCTGCCCGGCGTCGGGCCCAAGAGCGCGCAGCGGATCGCCTTCCACATCCTGCAGGCCGAGCCCACCGACGTCCGGCGCCTGGCGCACGCGCTGCTGGAGGTCAAGGCGAAGGTCCGCTTCTGCGCGGTGTGCGGGAACGTGGCGCAGGAGGAGCTGTGCGGGATCTGCCGTGACCCGCGCCGCGATCCGGCGGTCATCTGCGTGGTCGAGGAGCCGAAGGACGTCGTCGCGATCGAGCGGACCCGCGAGTTCCGGGGCAAGTACCACGTCCTCGGCGGGGCGATCAGCCCGATCGAGGGCGTCGGCCCGGACGACCTGCGGATCCGCGAACTGCTCGCGCGGCTGGCGGACGGCGCGGTCACCGAGCTGATCCTGGCGACCGACCCGAACCTGGAGGGCGAGGCCACCGCCACCTACCTCGCCCGCATGATCAAGCCCATGGGCCTGAAGGTCACCCGCCTGGCCAGCGGGCTCCCCGTCGGGGGAGACCTGGAGTACGCGGACGAGGTCACGCTCGGGCGGGCCTTTGAAGGAAGGCGACTTCTTGATGTCTGA
- a CDS encoding DUF5063 domain-containing protein, with amino-acid sequence MSDATLHALGQDPDDFAASIADQIESFIVAVTEVAKGEDPDSAVPFLLLEVSQLLLAGGRLGAYQDVLPEERYEPDLGPEPDVDDLRERFALMLEPVDVYSEVFDPYEPRKTPVAHRISDDLADVVADLRHGLIHLQAGRVTEALWWWQFSYFTNWGPTASAMLRALQSLIAHVRLNQPLAALDGLDTDEDLTEDDLAEQAGAVMAEELGTLGRRPAAQQAGDR; translated from the coding sequence ATGTCTGACGCAACGCTGCACGCCCTGGGACAGGATCCGGACGACTTCGCCGCCTCGATCGCGGACCAGATCGAGTCCTTCATCGTCGCGGTCACCGAGGTGGCCAAGGGCGAGGACCCGGACAGCGCCGTCCCCTTCCTCCTCCTGGAGGTGTCCCAGCTGCTGCTGGCGGGCGGCCGGCTGGGCGCGTACCAGGACGTCCTGCCCGAGGAGCGCTACGAGCCCGACCTCGGCCCGGAACCGGACGTGGACGACCTGCGCGAGCGGTTCGCCCTGATGCTGGAGCCGGTCGACGTCTATTCCGAGGTCTTCGACCCCTACGAGCCGCGCAAGACCCCGGTCGCGCACCGGATCTCCGACGACCTGGCCGACGTGGTCGCCGACCTGCGGCACGGGCTGATCCACCTCCAGGCGGGCCGGGTCACCGAGGCCCTGTGGTGGTGGCAGTTCTCGTACTTCACCAACTGGGGCCCGACGGCCTCGGCGATGCTGCGCGCACTCCAGTCGCTGATCGCCCACGTCCGGCTCAACCAGCCGCTCGCGGCCCTGGACGGCCTGGACACGGACGAGGACCTGACGGAGGACGACCTCGCGGAACAGGCCGGTGCGGTCATGGCCGAGGAGCTCGGCACACTGGGCCGTCGCCCGGCCGCCCAGCAGGCCGGAGACCGGTAG
- a CDS encoding aspartate kinase: MGLVVQKYGGSSVADAEGIKRVAKRIVDAKKNGHQVVVVVSAMGDTTDELIDLAEQVSPMPAGREFDMLLTAGERISMALLAMAIKNLGHEAQSFTGSQAGVITDSVHNKARIIDVTPGRIRTALDEGNIAIVAGFQGVSADSKDITTLGRGGSDTTAVALAAALDAEVCEIYTDVDGVFTADPRVVKKARKIDWISSEDMLELAASGSKVLLHRCVEYARRYNIPIHVRSSFSGLPGTWVSNENPQGDAQVEHAIISGVAHDVSEAKITVVGVPDKPGEAAAIFRAIADAEINIDMIVQNVSAASTGLTDISFTLPKAEGHKAIDALEKAKAQIGFDSLRYDDQIGKISLVGAGMKTNPGVTASFFQALSDAGVNIELISTSEIRISVVTRQDDVNAAVIAVHTAFGLDSDSDEAVVYGGTGR, translated from the coding sequence GTGGGCCTTGTCGTGCAGAAGTACGGAGGCTCCTCCGTAGCCGATGCCGAGGGCATCAAGCGCGTCGCCAAGCGGATCGTGGATGCCAAGAAGAACGGCCACCAGGTGGTCGTCGTGGTTTCCGCGATGGGCGACACGACGGACGAGCTGATCGATCTCGCCGAGCAGGTATCCCCGATGCCTGCCGGGCGTGAATTCGACATGCTGCTGACCGCCGGAGAGCGGATCTCCATGGCCCTGCTGGCCATGGCGATCAAAAACCTGGGCCACGAGGCCCAGTCGTTCACCGGCAGCCAGGCAGGCGTGATCACCGACTCGGTCCACAACAAAGCGCGCATCATCGATGTGACGCCGGGCCGCATCCGCACCGCGCTGGACGAGGGCAACATCGCCATCGTCGCCGGTTTCCAGGGCGTGTCCGCGGACTCCAAGGACATCACCACCCTCGGCCGGGGCGGCTCGGACACCACCGCCGTGGCGCTCGCCGCGGCGCTGGACGCCGAGGTCTGCGAGATCTACACCGACGTCGACGGCGTCTTCACCGCGGACCCCCGCGTCGTGAAGAAGGCCCGGAAGATCGACTGGATCTCCTCCGAGGACATGCTGGAGCTCGCGGCCTCCGGCTCCAAGGTGCTCCTGCACCGCTGCGTCGAGTACGCCCGCCGCTACAACATCCCGATCCACGTCCGCTCGTCCTTCTCCGGACTGCCGGGCACCTGGGTCAGCAACGAGAATCCGCAAGGGGACGCGCAGGTGGAGCACGCCATCATCTCCGGAGTCGCTCACGACGTCTCCGAAGCCAAGATCACGGTCGTCGGCGTTCCGGACAAGCCGGGCGAGGCCGCGGCCATCTTCCGCGCCATCGCGGACGCCGAGATCAACATCGACATGATCGTCCAGAACGTGTCGGCGGCCTCCACGGGCCTGACGGACATCTCCTTCACCCTCCCCAAGGCCGAGGGCCACAAGGCCATCGACGCCCTGGAGAAGGCGAAGGCGCAGATCGGCTTCGACTCCCTGCGCTACGACGACCAGATCGGCAAGATCTCCCTGGTCGGCGCCGGTATGAAGACCAACCCGGGCGTCACCGCCTCCTTCTTCCAGGCGCTGTCCGACGCGGGCGTCAACATCGAGCTGATCTCCACCTCCGAGATCCGCATCTCGGTCGTGACCCGCCAGGACGACGTCAACGCGGCCGTCATCGCCGTCCACACGGCCTTCGGCCTCGACTCCGACAGCGACGAGGCCGTCGTCTACGGAGGCACCGGACGATGA
- a CDS encoding aspartate-semialdehyde dehydrogenase has protein sequence MSPHRSAPAPALAVVGATGAVGTILLQILSQRADVWGDIRLIASSRSAGRVLAVRGEEAEVLALTEDAFEGLGAGDVVLFLTPAEVSARWVPVATARGAVVVDQSAAFREDPEVPLVVPEVNGHAVRSRPRGIVAGPDCVTAAMIAAVGALHSEYGLAELAVSSYQAASRSGRAGADALRRQLTQVAGSPLGELPGDVRRAVGDDTGPFAAPLALNVVPWSGELRADGWSSHELAVRAETRRILGLESLPVAVTCVQVPVVTGHSLTVRARFEREVAAAHAREVLEAAPGVVLVDDPAAGEFPTPADAAGTDPAWVGRLRSSLDDPRALEFFVCADNLRKGAALNAAQISELIAGEFA, from the coding sequence ATGAGTCCGCACCGGTCCGCCCCGGCCCCGGCGCTCGCCGTGGTCGGGGCGACCGGGGCGGTCGGAACGATCCTGCTCCAGATCCTGTCCCAGCGGGCGGACGTCTGGGGCGACATCCGCCTGATCGCCTCCTCGCGCTCGGCCGGCCGCGTGCTGGCCGTACGCGGTGAGGAGGCCGAGGTGCTCGCCCTCACCGAGGACGCCTTCGAGGGCCTCGGCGCGGGCGACGTCGTGCTCTTCCTGACCCCGGCGGAGGTGTCGGCGCGCTGGGTCCCCGTGGCCACCGCGCGCGGCGCCGTCGTGGTGGACCAGTCCGCCGCCTTCCGGGAAGACCCCGAGGTGCCCCTGGTGGTGCCCGAGGTGAACGGCCACGCCGTACGCAGCCGCCCCCGCGGGATCGTCGCGGGCCCGGACTGCGTGACCGCCGCGATGATCGCCGCCGTGGGCGCGCTGCACTCCGAGTACGGGCTGGCCGAGCTGGCCGTCTCCTCGTACCAGGCCGCCAGCCGCTCCGGCCGGGCGGGCGCGGACGCCCTGCGCAGGCAGCTGACCCAGGTCGCCGGAAGCCCCCTCGGGGAGCTGCCCGGGGACGTGCGCCGCGCCGTCGGCGACGACACCGGGCCGTTCGCGGCGCCGCTCGCGCTGAACGTGGTGCCCTGGTCCGGGGAGCTGCGCGCGGACGGCTGGTCCTCGCACGAGCTGGCCGTACGGGCGGAGACCCGGCGGATCCTGGGCCTGGAATCGCTGCCGGTCGCCGTGACCTGCGTCCAGGTCCCGGTGGTGACGGGGCATTCCCTGACGGTACGGGCCCGCTTCGAGCGGGAGGTGGCCGCGGCGCACGCCCGGGAGGTCCTGGAGGCGGCGCCCGGGGTGGTCCTCGTCGACGATCCGGCGGCGGGCGAGTTCCCGACGCCGGCGGACGCGGCCGGTACCGATCCCGCCTGGGTGGGGCGGCTGAGGAGCTCGCTCGACGATCCGAGGGCCCTGGAATTCTTCGTGTGTGCGGACAATCTACGCAAAGGTGCCGCCCTGAACGCCGCCCAGATCTCGGAACTGATCGCGGGTGAATTCGCGTAA
- a CDS encoding SigE family RNA polymerase sigma factor — MPGAAAEAGAGADAERPVVAGTTVDHLTETYRAHYRSLLGLAALLLDDTASCEDVVQEAFIRVHSARNRVRDRDKTLAYLRQTVVNLSRSALRRRILGLKLLSKPMPDMASAEEGAYDQLERDDLIRAMRGLQRRQREVLVLRYFADMTEVQVAETLGISLGSVKAYGSRGIAALRVAMEAAQS; from the coding sequence ATACCCGGGGCGGCCGCCGAGGCCGGCGCCGGTGCCGACGCCGAGCGGCCGGTCGTGGCCGGTACCACCGTCGACCACCTCACCGAGACCTACCGGGCCCACTACCGCTCCCTGCTGGGCCTGGCCGCGCTCCTCCTCGACGACACCGCCTCCTGCGAGGACGTGGTCCAGGAGGCCTTCATCCGTGTCCACTCGGCCCGCAACCGGGTCCGGGACCGGGACAAGACCCTGGCCTATCTCCGCCAGACCGTCGTCAACCTCTCCCGTTCCGCGCTGCGCCGCCGCATCCTCGGCCTGAAGCTGCTGTCGAAGCCGATGCCGGACATGGCCAGCGCGGAGGAGGGGGCTTACGACCAGCTGGAGCGCGACGACCTGATCAGGGCGATGCGCGGGCTCCAGCGCCGTCAGCGCGAGGTGCTCGTACTGCGCTACTTCGCCGACATGACGGAGGTCCAGGTCGCCGAGACGCTCGGCATTTCGCTCGGCTCGGTCAAGGCGTACGGATCGCGGGGCATTGCCGCGCTGCGGGTGGCGATGGAGGCTGCGCAGTCATGA
- a CDS encoding SURF1 family protein: protein MHRFLLTPRWWGINVFVALSIPFCLFMGTWQLGRFEDRVGSHAEARAERPADQAPAPLDSLLPVDTKTSGRLASTAGEYGQQLLVPERDLGGKPGFYVLTLLRTDSGKTVPVVRGWLPGTADPAKAPAPPTGRVEVTGALQSSESSGTKGVHAQGGLPPGQLGVIGAATLVNLVHEPLYDAWLTVQTPVDGMTPVPAKAPNNTGLDLKAFQNLGYTGEWFVFVAFVLFMWFRLYRREVETLRDAESGLLPAEAPAPAAADPAGKPEATPGPEPEATPEPATARPAE, encoded by the coding sequence GTGCACCGGTTTCTCCTGACCCCGCGCTGGTGGGGGATCAACGTCTTCGTCGCGCTCTCCATCCCCTTCTGCCTGTTCATGGGGACCTGGCAGCTCGGCCGGTTCGAGGACCGCGTCGGCAGCCACGCGGAGGCGCGGGCCGAGCGGCCCGCCGACCAGGCGCCCGCGCCGCTGGACTCGCTGCTCCCGGTGGACACGAAGACCTCGGGGCGGCTTGCTTCCACGGCCGGCGAGTACGGTCAGCAGCTGCTCGTCCCCGAACGGGACCTCGGCGGGAAGCCCGGCTTCTACGTCCTGACCCTGCTGCGGACCGACTCCGGGAAGACGGTCCCGGTGGTCCGGGGCTGGCTGCCGGGTACGGCCGACCCGGCGAAGGCGCCGGCCCCGCCGACGGGTCGGGTCGAGGTGACGGGGGCCCTGCAGTCCTCGGAGAGCTCGGGCACCAAGGGCGTGCACGCGCAGGGCGGGCTGCCGCCGGGCCAGCTCGGGGTCATCGGTGCGGCCACGCTGGTCAACCTGGTGCACGAGCCGCTCTACGACGCCTGGCTGACGGTGCAGACCCCGGTCGACGGGATGACTCCGGTGCCGGCGAAGGCGCCGAACAACACCGGGCTGGACCTGAAGGCCTTCCAGAACCTCGGCTACACGGGCGAGTGGTTCGTCTTCGTCGCCTTCGTGCTCTTCATGTGGTTCCGGCTCTACCGGCGCGAGGTGGAAACCCTCCGCGACGCCGAGTCGGGACTGCTGCCCGCCGAAGCCCCCGCACCCGCTGCCGCGGACCCCGCCGGAAAGCCGGAAGCGACGCCGGGGCCGGAGCCGGAAGCGACGCCCGAGCCGGCTACGGCGCGCCCGGCGGAATGA
- a CDS encoding S9 family peptidase, which translates to MTSSDSDLTPGTAPASEMPDWEKRFRAPRVGLPEWAEDAPDRSLFVSNATGTYELYAWDRATGTQRQATDRPNGTTDGTLSPDGEWIWWFSDTDGDEFGTWVRQPFAGGPDEPATPGLEPSYPAGLAIGRDGTAVVGRSTDEEGSTIHVVRPGAAPEVVYRHRESAGVGDLSYDGTLLAIEHTEHGDAMHTALRVVTLDGATVAELDDSRGGTEELGLEVLGFAPVAGDTRLLIGHQRRGRWEPMVWDVASGAEEDLAVDLPGDVSAEWYPDGSALLIAHSFEARSELWRYDLAARELVRVDTPPGTVSGATARPDGTVEYQWSSAAEPAVVRSTAGGVVLDPPGMRPPASVPVEDVWVEGPGGRIHALAQRPVGHGDGPFPTVFEIHGGPTWHDSDAFAATPAAWLDHGFAVVRVNYRGSTGYGREWTDALKHRVGLIELEDITAVREWAVASGLADPARLVLSGGSWGGYLTLLGIGMRPDDWAVGLAAVPVADYVTAYHDEMEALKALDRTLFGGTPEEVPERFEASSPLTYVDAVKAPVHIAAGVNDPRCPIRQIENYVDRLAARGAVHEVYRYDAGHGSLVVEERIKQVRMDLEFALKHLPQGLPG; encoded by the coding sequence ATGACCAGCAGCGACAGCGACCTGACCCCCGGCACCGCACCCGCTTCCGAGATGCCCGACTGGGAGAAGCGCTTCCGGGCACCGCGCGTGGGCCTTCCCGAGTGGGCCGAGGACGCCCCGGACCGCTCGCTCTTCGTCTCGAACGCCACCGGGACCTACGAGCTCTACGCCTGGGACCGGGCCACCGGCACGCAGCGGCAGGCCACCGACCGCCCCAACGGCACCACCGACGGCACGCTCTCCCCCGACGGGGAGTGGATCTGGTGGTTCTCCGACACCGACGGAGACGAGTTCGGCACCTGGGTCCGCCAGCCCTTCGCCGGCGGACCGGACGAGCCCGCCACGCCCGGACTGGAGCCCTCCTACCCCGCCGGCCTCGCCATCGGCCGTGACGGCACGGCGGTCGTGGGCCGGTCCACCGACGAGGAGGGCTCCACCATCCACGTCGTACGCCCCGGCGCCGCCCCCGAGGTCGTCTACCGGCACCGCGAGTCGGCCGGCGTGGGCGACCTCTCCTACGACGGGACCCTCCTGGCGATCGAGCACACCGAGCACGGCGACGCCATGCACACGGCGCTGCGCGTGGTCACCCTCGACGGCGCCACCGTCGCCGAGCTGGACGACTCCCGGGGCGGCACCGAGGAACTGGGCCTGGAGGTGCTCGGCTTCGCACCCGTCGCCGGGGACACCCGGCTGCTCATCGGGCACCAGCGCCGCGGCCGCTGGGAGCCGATGGTGTGGGACGTGGCCAGTGGGGCGGAGGAGGACCTGGCCGTCGACCTGCCCGGCGACGTGAGCGCCGAGTGGTACCCGGACGGGAGCGCGCTGCTCATCGCCCACAGCTTCGAGGCGCGCAGCGAGCTGTGGCGCTACGACCTGGCCGCGCGCGAACTCGTACGGGTGGACACTCCGCCGGGAACGGTGTCGGGTGCGACGGCCCGCCCGGACGGGACCGTGGAGTACCAGTGGTCCTCGGCCGCCGAGCCGGCCGTCGTACGGTCCACCGCGGGCGGGGTCGTCCTGGACCCGCCGGGCATGCGGCCGCCGGCCTCCGTGCCGGTGGAGGACGTCTGGGTGGAAGGGCCCGGCGGGCGGATCCACGCGCTCGCACAGCGGCCCGTGGGCCACGGTGACGGCCCCTTCCCGACGGTCTTCGAGATCCACGGCGGGCCGACCTGGCACGACTCCGACGCCTTCGCGGCCACCCCGGCGGCCTGGCTGGACCACGGTTTCGCGGTGGTCCGCGTCAACTACCGGGGCTCGACGGGCTACGGCCGCGAGTGGACCGACGCCCTCAAGCACCGGGTCGGCCTGATCGAGCTGGAGGACATCACTGCGGTCCGGGAGTGGGCCGTGGCCTCCGGCCTGGCGGATCCGGCGCGGCTGGTGCTCTCGGGCGGGTCCTGGGGCGGCTACCTGACACTGCTCGGCATCGGCATGCGGCCCGACGACTGGGCGGTCGGGCTGGCCGCCGTACCGGTCGCGGACTACGTGACGGCGTACCACGACGAGATGGAGGCGCTGAAGGCCCTGGACCGCACCCTCTTCGGCGGCACCCCGGAGGAGGTCCCGGAGCGGTTCGAGGCCTCCTCGCCGCTGACGTACGTGGACGCGGTGAAGGCGCCGGTGCACATCGCGGCGGGCGTCAACGACCCGCGCTGCCCGATCCGGCAGATCGAGAACTACGTCGACCGGCTCGCTGCGCGCGGCGCGGTGCACGAGGTGTACCGCTACGACGCGGGACACGGCTCGCTGGTGGTGGAGGAGCGCATCAAGCAGGTCCGGATGGACCTGGAATTCGCGCTGAAGCACCTGCCGCAGGGCCTGCCGGGCTGA
- the codA gene encoding cytosine deaminase, whose amino-acid sequence MRMIVRGARLLHEDGLSDVEVAEDGRIARVIPYDDQKEPPATGVLIEAHGGLLTAPFVEPHIHLDTALTAGRPRPNVSGTLWEGIACWSERKRTLTREDVIARATEVLRWQAANGVLHVRTHCDVTDPSLTALDALLEVRDRVRDIMTLQIVAFPQEGIVSFPDGEALLREAVARGADVVGAIPHFEDTREDGVASLRTAFAVAEEHGLRVDAHCDEIDDEQSRFVEVLASLALRSGLRERATASHTTAMGSYNGAYSFKLQRLLARSGINLVANPFANLNLQGRFDAYPKRRGLTQVKEMLAAGVNVAFGHDDVMDPWNALGTANPLQTALVGLYAAQLTGADDIPVAFSMVTERAARVLGLSSTEYGITPGAPASFVLLPAPTPAEAIRRQVRPRYVVSRGTVLAETPPAPARLWWPGEEGPSAVDFTTPL is encoded by the coding sequence ATGCGGATGATCGTCCGGGGCGCCCGGCTGCTGCACGAAGACGGCCTGTCCGACGTGGAGGTCGCCGAGGACGGCCGGATCGCGCGGGTGATCCCGTACGACGACCAGAAGGAGCCGCCCGCGACCGGCGTGCTCATCGAGGCCCACGGCGGGCTGCTCACCGCCCCCTTCGTCGAGCCGCACATCCACCTGGACACCGCCCTCACCGCAGGCCGGCCCCGCCCGAACGTCTCCGGCACCCTGTGGGAGGGCATCGCCTGCTGGAGCGAGCGCAAGCGCACCCTGACCCGCGAGGACGTGATCGCCCGGGCCACCGAGGTGCTGCGCTGGCAGGCGGCCAACGGCGTGCTGCACGTCCGTACGCACTGCGACGTCACCGACCCGTCCCTCACCGCACTGGACGCGCTGCTGGAGGTCCGCGACCGGGTGCGGGACATCATGACCCTGCAGATCGTCGCCTTCCCGCAGGAGGGCATCGTCTCCTTCCCCGACGGCGAGGCGCTCCTGCGCGAGGCCGTCGCCCGCGGGGCGGACGTGGTCGGTGCGATCCCGCACTTCGAGGACACCCGCGAGGACGGCGTCGCCTCGCTGCGGACCGCGTTCGCGGTGGCCGAGGAGCACGGACTCCGCGTAGACGCCCACTGCGACGAGATCGACGACGAACAGTCCCGCTTCGTGGAGGTGCTGGCCAGCCTCGCCCTGCGTTCGGGCCTGCGCGAGCGCGCCACCGCCTCCCACACCACCGCCATGGGCTCCTACAACGGCGCCTACAGCTTCAAACTCCAGCGGCTGCTCGCCCGTTCCGGCATCAACCTGGTCGCCAACCCCTTCGCGAACCTCAACCTCCAGGGCCGCTTCGACGCCTACCCCAAGCGGCGCGGCCTCACCCAGGTGAAGGAGATGCTGGCCGCCGGGGTCAACGTGGCCTTCGGCCACGACGACGTGATGGATCCCTGGAACGCCCTCGGCACCGCCAACCCGCTCCAGACCGCCCTCGTCGGCCTGTACGCCGCCCAGCTCACCGGCGCGGACGACATCCCGGTCGCGTTCTCGATGGTGACGGAGCGCGCGGCGCGGGTCCTCGGCCTGTCCTCCACCGAGTACGGGATCACGCCGGGCGCCCCCGCCTCCTTCGTCCTCCTCCCGGCACCCACCCCCGCGGAGGCGATCCGCCGCCAGGTCCGGCCGCGGTACGTCGTCTCGCGCGGCACCGTCCTCGCCGAAACCCCGCCCGCACCGGCCCGGTTGTGGTGGCCGGGAGAGGAAGGCCCGTCGGCGGTGGACTTCACCACCCCCCTCTAG
- a CDS encoding HD domain-containing protein: MTWTLHNLDSDTARSAFEIASEYADAALLNHSVRSYAFGAEYARAHGLSYDAELLYVSALLHDLGLTAPFDSHTLPFEEAGGHVARLFTAGLGWPPARRARAEEVIVLHMRDDVTAAEDVESHLLQVGTSADVSGLRVADFEPAFLSGLLEHYPRLGFGPSFLALVEDQAARKPACAATSYVAGGAAKRIAANPLDA, encoded by the coding sequence ATGACGTGGACCCTTCACAACCTCGATTCGGACACGGCCCGTTCGGCCTTCGAGATCGCCTCGGAGTACGCCGACGCCGCCCTCCTCAACCACTCCGTCCGCTCCTACGCCTTCGGCGCCGAGTACGCCCGCGCGCACGGGCTCTCGTACGACGCGGAGCTGCTCTACGTCAGCGCCCTGCTCCACGACCTGGGCCTGACCGCGCCGTTCGACAGCCACACCCTGCCCTTCGAGGAGGCCGGCGGACACGTGGCCCGGCTCTTCACGGCCGGCCTGGGCTGGCCCCCGGCCCGCCGGGCCCGCGCGGAGGAGGTCATCGTGCTGCACATGCGCGACGACGTCACGGCCGCCGAGGACGTCGAGAGCCACCTCCTCCAGGTGGGCACCAGTGCCGACGTGTCCGGCCTGCGCGTGGCCGACTTCGAGCCGGCCTTCCTCTCCGGCCTGCTGGAGCACTACCCCCGCCTCGGCTTCGGCCCCTCCTTCCTCGCCCTGGTCGAGGACCAGGCGGCCCGCAAGCCCGCCTGCGCGGCGACGTCCTACGTCGCGGGCGGCGCGGCGAAGCGCATCGCCGCGAACCCCCTGGACGCGTGA
- a CDS encoding TetR/AcrR family transcriptional regulator, whose amino-acid sequence MPSKTEPPPPPKRSTYRHGNLRSALLEAALELAREGGPDAVSLREVTRRAGVSPNAAYRHFADRGALVHGVSQAAMARVALAMEAEIDGLPPAQDPAEAARARFRAVGTGYIRFAVTEPGWFRTAFHVPADMTYAADATAAGAGGLTPFELLGASLDGLVETGALPQARRPGAEFLAWSAVHGLASLIIDGPLCGITPEQAHDAGRDVIAMIERGL is encoded by the coding sequence ATGCCTTCGAAGACCGAACCACCGCCCCCGCCCAAGCGCAGTACCTACCGCCACGGGAACCTGCGCAGCGCGCTGCTCGAAGCCGCCCTGGAGCTGGCGCGCGAGGGCGGACCGGACGCCGTCTCGCTGCGCGAGGTCACCCGGCGCGCCGGGGTGTCGCCCAACGCCGCCTACCGGCACTTCGCCGACCGGGGGGCACTGGTGCACGGGGTCTCGCAGGCCGCGATGGCCCGGGTGGCCCTGGCGATGGAGGCGGAGATCGACGGCCTGCCCCCCGCCCAGGACCCGGCCGAAGCCGCCCGCGCCCGCTTCCGCGCGGTGGGAACGGGCTACATCCGCTTCGCCGTGACCGAGCCGGGCTGGTTCCGGACCGCCTTCCACGTACCGGCCGACATGACGTACGCGGCCGACGCCACGGCCGCCGGGGCGGGCGGGCTCACGCCGTTCGAGCTGCTCGGCGCCTCGCTGGACGGGCTCGTGGAGACCGGCGCCCTGCCGCAGGCCCGCCGCCCGGGCGCGGAGTTCCTCGCCTGGTCCGCGGTGCACGGCCTGGCGTCCCTGATCATCGACGGCCCCCTGTGCGGCATCACCCCGGAGCAGGCCCACGACGCGGGCCGGGACGTGATCGCCATGATCGAGCGGGGGCTCTGA